The following is a genomic window from Bacteroidales bacterium.
CATTTTATTCCGTCCCACGACATCAGGGTTTTCGATGTCGTCGAAGAGTTTTTCGTGTTGCGAAAAAGCAAGGTTGACATTAACCATCAACGCGATGAAAAGAAGCAGAGAAGTAAAGAATTTCATAGTTATCCGGAATTAAAAAAGAACATTCGATTTTTTGAAACAAGTCACAAATTTAATCGGAAATCTTTACAACCCGACAGACTAGAAATTATTAATCCGGTTTGATGATGAGTCTGTAACCGACATTGTGAATATTTTCAATTTTTACTTCCGGATCTGGCTTAAGATACTTACGAAGTCGCGACACAAAAACATCGAGGCTGCGACTGGCAAAATAATGATCATCACCCCAAACCTTCATCAGCAAATCATCACGTTTAAGAATAGTATCATGGTTTTCACAAAAAATTCTGAGCAGATCAGCTTCGCGAAGGGTTAGCTCCCGTGTTTTATCATCCAAAGTCAGCCGCTGGTTAATGACATCAAAAATGAACCGCCCGATGTTGATCATTCCTTTTGGTTGTAAAATCCGCTGACCACTGCGTTTAAGAAACACTTCGATTTTGAGTGCAAGTTCTTCAATGCTGAAAGGTTTGGTGATATAATCATCGCCACCAAGCCGGAGACCGAAAATCTTGTCCTCCTTGGTCGATTTGGCTGTAAGAAAAATTATTGGGATGTCCGAATTGCGCTGTCTGATCTTTGTCGCAAGTTCGAAACCGTCCATCTTTGGCAACATCACATCGAGAATACAAAGGTCGTAAGTATTCGTTTCAAAGAGTTTAAAGGCTCGTTCCCCATCTTCGCAAAAATCGATTTCATAGCCGTGCAATTCAAGGTTGTCGCGGGTTACAAACGATAATGTTGTATCGTCTTCAACATATAAAAGTTTGGCTTTGCTCATGATTATTTGATTTCGATGATAAAAATTGACCCTTTCCCGACCTCACTTTCAAGCCGGATGTTCCAGCCATGCGCTTCACAAACTTTTTTTACATAATATAACCCCAATCCAAAGCCTTTGACGTTGTGCACATTACCGGTTGGTACGCGAAAAAACTTTTGAAACACCTTCTTCTGGTATTCCTGTCCGATGCCAGGGCCATTATCACGCACCTCAATGTTTATACTTCTGTTATTCAGCGTAGTTTTTACAAGGATTTGTGGCTTTTCCAACGAGTATTTGGTGGCGTTATCAAAAAGGTTGTAAAAGATATTTGTCAGGTGTAAAGGATCGGCTTTTAATCCATTGATACGATGATCAAAATCAGTTTGAATACTCAAGTTTTCGGAATTTCCATTCTGTTTGTGGTGGTTTTCGACCACTTCAGCAATTAAATCATTCAGGTTCAGCAGTTCCTTTTTCAGTTCAAAACCACCCTTTTCAATACGCGCAATTTGCAGCACTTTCTCTACAAGTTCATTAAGCCGGCTATTTTCCTGTTTGATGATAGCGCTGTAATTCTTCAGGCGTTGCGGTTGATTCAATATTTCCGGGGAGGAGATCACATCAGCCGAAATGTTGATGCTTGAAATAGGTGTTTTAAACTCGTGCGTCATGTTATTGATAAAATCCTTTTGCAATTCCGAAAGCCGCTTTTGCTGCAAAATAACAAACATGGCGTAACCAAAGAAAATGACTGAAACAAGCAAAATGACTGAAAATATGATCCACAAGGTCATGTCGGCGCCGAGGTAGTTTTTCTTGGAGGGGAAATTTATTCCGAAATAATACACATAATCACTGTATTTTGGAAGGTTTGTGGTCAGTTTTATCGGTTTGTTGTCTCCTTTCGCCGAAATGTAATCACCGTAAACCATTTTATCGTCGTGGCAATCGTAAATGGCATACTCATAATCGGCAGTGATACTCAACTTATCAAATTCTGTCTGCAGGTAATATTCGAGGATATTGGCATCAATAACGCTATTCAGATTGACAACAAAATAATTGGCAGAGAGCTGGTTAACCGGATTGACGTTCGGAAGAACTGTCTGGTTGTAGGCACTCATCCTTTCAGCTACCTGTCTCAACGCAATCTGTACCGTTTGGTTGAATTGTTTTTCTTTGATGCTCCAGGCATTCTGCAACCAATAGGTCTGAACGATGATGATCCCAATGATGGCAAAAGTTCCCAAAATAACGATGAACCTGATCTGGTTGCGTTTCATGTTCTGAAATCTTTTTGGTTTAATAAGTTGAAAATGCAACGATAAAAGTAAACGATTTTCTTGCAACCTGCGGTATGTTTACATTTCATTAACAAAGTTTTGAACTTCATTAACATGACAATTGGGAATTTCGGCTCACCTTTGTCGCGGAATTTTTTTATTTATCAACCTAAAATCTAAATTGACATGAAGAAATCAATGATTATTATGATGATGATGGTGCTGCCGGTTTTCATAATGAATGCCCAGGAACCAGCACTATCAAGCAAGAAAAATGATGCAGCAGCCGAAAAAGTAGCAGTGGGGCCAAAAGCTTCCTGGGAAGCCCAAATTGTTGACCTGGGTGAAGTAACCTTCAGGGTGAGTAAGGATGCCGAGTTCAAACTCACCAATACCGGAAATCAGCCACTGTTGATTACCAGCGCCAAAGCATCTTGTGGTTGCACAAACCTAAGGTATTCCGAAGAACCGATTTTGCCGGGGAAGACTGCAATTATGGCTGTAACTTTCAATGGCACAGGGAATGGACCATTCCGTAAGTCAATCACCGTTCAGACCAATGATTCTCAAACTCCTACGGTTTTACAAATCACAGGAACAGTGATCAAAACTGAGTAATTGTGAACCTTTAGATTGCCTGTAG
Proteins encoded in this region:
- a CDS encoding response regulator transcription factor gives rise to the protein MSKAKLLYVEDDTTLSFVTRDNLELHGYEIDFCEDGERAFKLFETNTYDLCILDVMLPKMDGFELATKIRQRNSDIPIIFLTAKSTKEDKIFGLRLGGDDYITKPFSIEELALKIEVFLKRSGQRILQPKGMINIGRFIFDVINQRLTLDDKTRELTLREADLLRIFCENHDTILKRDDLLMKVWGDDHYFASRSLDVFVSRLRKYLKPDPEVKIENIHNVGYRLIIKPD
- a CDS encoding HAMP domain-containing histidine kinase — its product is MKRNQIRFIVILGTFAIIGIIIVQTYWLQNAWSIKEKQFNQTVQIALRQVAERMSAYNQTVLPNVNPVNQLSANYFVVNLNSVIDANILEYYLQTEFDKLSITADYEYAIYDCHDDKMVYGDYISAKGDNKPIKLTTNLPKYSDYVYYFGINFPSKKNYLGADMTLWIIFSVILLVSVIFFGYAMFVILQQKRLSELQKDFINNMTHEFKTPISSINISADVISSPEILNQPQRLKNYSAIIKQENSRLNELVEKVLQIARIEKGGFELKKELLNLNDLIAEVVENHHKQNGNSENLSIQTDFDHRINGLKADPLHLTNIFYNLFDNATKYSLEKPQILVKTTLNNRSINIEVRDNGPGIGQEYQKKVFQKFFRVPTGNVHNVKGFGLGLYYVKKVCEAHGWNIRLESEVGKGSIFIIEIK
- a CDS encoding DUF1573 domain-containing protein, which translates into the protein MKKSMIIMMMMVLPVFIMNAQEPALSSKKNDAAAEKVAVGPKASWEAQIVDLGEVTFRVSKDAEFKLTNTGNQPLLITSAKASCGCTNLRYSEEPILPGKTAIMAVTFNGTGNGPFRKSITVQTNDSQTPTVLQITGTVIKTE